One Intestinimonas butyriciproducens genomic window, GTAGACTTCGCCCAAAACTATCTCAAGCCGCGGGTAGAGGAGATCGAGACTGCAGAGCAGTTTCCAGAGGACCTGTTCCACATCATGGCGGATATGGGGTTTCTCTCCCTGAGCTATCCCGAAAGCTATGGCGGTCTGGGCGCCGGATATCTTACCTTGTCCATGGTCCTCGAGGAAATTGCCCGCGTGTCTCCCAGCGCCGCGACGCTGCTTACCGTGTGTCTGCTGCCCCTGGACGCCATCCACCTTTTCGGCACCGAGGCGCAGAAGCAGAAATATCTGGTCCCCGGTATCCAAGGCGCTTACCGTGGCTCCCTGGCCTTTACAGAGCCGGGTACCGGCTCCGACCCCAAGCAGCTCACCACAGTTGCCAAAGGGGGGAACGGAAAATATCTCATCAGCGGGACCAAGCGTTTTATCTCCAACGCCGCCTACAAGGGGCCTATCGTCGTCGTGGCCCGTGACGAGGGCGCCGACACCTGTACGGCCTATATCGTCGAAAAATTCTGCAAGGGGTATTCCCTCTCCAAGCCCTGGGACAAAATTGGACTTCATGGAAGCCATGTCTATGATGTCTTCTTAGACGATGTAGAAGTCACTGAAGCAGACATTCTGGGGGGATATGG contains:
- a CDS encoding acyl-CoA dehydrogenase family protein, whose protein sequence is MEFIRNELQETIRSSAVDFAQNYLKPRVEEIETAEQFPEDLFHIMADMGFLSLSYPESYGGLGAGYLTLSMVLEEIARVSPSAATLLTVCLLPLDAIHLFGTEAQKQKYLVPGIQGAYRGSLAFTEPGTGSDPKQLTTVAKGGNGKYLISGTKRFISNAAYKGPIVVVARDEGADTCTAYIVEKFCKGYSLSKPWDKIGLHGSHVYDVFLDDVEVTEADILGGYGKGFDLLIGTTTYGKLAFSAVFTGIMDGAYDLAVKYAKEKLHRGSPISKFPSMQDKAARVAANTLSSRLMLYKAAEDADTITNDIRRVQASAALVKGYIADLAVETCTMALNMHASYGVTAEYQVERFLRDAVIAPNIEGSADIQRLIAGSYILKSAEHFL